The Flavobacterium praedii genome window below encodes:
- a CDS encoding transposase — MDIRIQKLEPDCFYHIYNRGINGCTIFENLDNYLFFLKQFSKYVIPLCDIYAYCLMPNHFHFVLKIKSNEELLIFAENELKLTNVKKEGLHAIQNVVSKQISKFISSYSQSYNSAHSRHGALLESPFKRKKIHSEEYLRNLILYVHQNPTDLNEDFKMYKFSSYVAMLSNAKTNLKRTEVIELFNDLDNFIFCHNNPFVSFEF; from the coding sequence ATGGATATAAGAATTCAAAAGTTAGAACCTGATTGCTTCTATCATATTTATAATCGAGGGATTAATGGCTGTACCATTTTTGAAAATCTAGACAATTATCTTTTTTTTCTAAAACAATTTTCAAAATATGTAATTCCTCTTTGCGATATTTATGCCTATTGTTTGATGCCAAATCATTTTCATTTCGTATTAAAAATAAAATCCAATGAAGAATTATTGATTTTCGCAGAAAACGAGTTGAAATTGACTAATGTAAAAAAAGAGGGTTTGCATGCCATACAGAATGTGGTTAGTAAACAAATAAGTAAATTTATAAGTTCGTATAGTCAATCTTATAATAGTGCACATAGTAGACATGGGGCATTATTAGAATCTCCTTTTAAACGAAAAAAAATTCATTCAGAAGAATATTTAAGAAATTTAATTCTTTATGTCCATCAGAATCCCACCGATTTAAATGAAGATTTTAAAATGTACAAATTCTCTTCTTATGTAGCAATGTTATCCAATGCTAAAACGAATTTAAAAAGAACTGAAGTTATAGAATTATTTAATGATTTAGATAATTTTATTTTCTGTCATAACAATCCATTTGTAAGTTTTGAGTTTTAA
- a CDS encoding MGH1-like glycoside hydrolase domain-containing protein: protein MSERVEEKEIEKNAEKIRLQSRIDNKGWKKWGPYLTERQWGTVREDYSQSGYAWGSVTHDMARSKAYRWGEEGIGGISDNKQHICFALAFWNHNDRILKERFFGLTPAESNHGEDVKEIYFYQDSTPTHSYQKMLYKYPHSSFPYEKLIKESKKRSRLEPEYELLDTGIFDNNDYFDITIAYAKADEQDILIKITVENRSKTPAPLTVLPTIWFRNTWSWGYDNYKHKPTLTGIGKSVIEVNHRLVGHFNLYAEDAKEILFCDNETNFEKLYKSPKQSPYAKDGINDYIVNQKRTSVNPEAVGTKASVHYDDVIPANGKKEYRLRFTNTSPEKPFEDFDVLFEKRLLEADEFYAPLQKDIADEKLKSIQRQAYAGMLWTKQWYYYNVHEWLKGDPSTPRPDANRKEGRNSSWKHLYTSNILSMPDKWEYPWFAAWDLAFHTLPLARLDPDFAKRQLMVILREYYMHPNGQIPAYEWSFSDVNPPVHAWATWKVYEIDKEANGGVGDTVFLERVFHKLLLNFTWWVNLKDENGNNIFGGGFLGMDNIGVFDRSADLPTGGHLEQADGTGWMAMYCLNMLRIACEISLKNPVYQDMASKFFEHFLHISGAMQSLGENKVSLWDEEDEFYYDMLHKPNGDAESLKIRSMVGLIPLFAVEVLNADLLEKLPVFKRRVEWVLKNRPDLAGLVSSWYNPGKGETRLLSTLRGHRMKMILKRMFDEKEFLSDFGVRSLSKYHKDHPYVFKHDGGIIQVDYTPAEATGDMFGGNSNWRGPIWFPMNYLILDSLDKFHGYYGKDFKVEFPSESGNSVNLREAAEGVAKRLLALFIPDTNKKIPMYGEYEKFQKDTLFNKNHLFFEYFDGDTGKGLGANHQTGWTGLIAEIIRHLHEKEE from the coding sequence ATGTCAGAAAGAGTTGAAGAAAAAGAAATAGAAAAAAACGCAGAAAAAATTCGTTTACAATCCAGAATTGACAATAAAGGTTGGAAAAAATGGGGGCCGTACCTAACTGAAAGACAATGGGGAACAGTTCGCGAGGATTACTCACAAAGTGGGTATGCCTGGGGAAGTGTAACACATGATATGGCACGCTCCAAAGCATACAGATGGGGAGAAGAGGGTATTGGAGGAATTTCAGACAATAAACAACACATTTGTTTTGCTTTGGCCTTCTGGAATCATAATGATCGTATTTTAAAAGAACGCTTTTTTGGTTTAACACCAGCCGAGTCAAATCACGGTGAAGATGTAAAAGAAATTTATTTCTATCAAGATTCTACTCCTACGCATTCCTATCAAAAGATGCTTTATAAGTATCCTCATTCTTCATTTCCCTATGAAAAATTAATCAAAGAGAGCAAAAAGAGATCCAGATTAGAACCTGAATATGAATTGTTAGACACTGGAATTTTTGACAACAATGATTATTTTGATATCACAATTGCCTATGCCAAAGCCGATGAGCAAGACATACTCATCAAAATAACTGTAGAGAATCGCTCCAAAACGCCTGCACCCCTAACTGTATTGCCAACCATTTGGTTCCGAAATACGTGGAGTTGGGGCTATGATAATTACAAACACAAACCTACTTTAACCGGAATTGGAAAATCAGTTATAGAAGTCAACCATCGCTTGGTAGGACACTTTAACTTGTATGCAGAAGATGCTAAAGAAATTTTGTTTTGTGACAATGAAACTAATTTTGAGAAATTATATAAGTCTCCTAAACAATCTCCTTATGCCAAAGACGGGATCAATGATTATATAGTCAATCAAAAACGTACAAGTGTAAATCCAGAAGCCGTTGGCACAAAAGCATCTGTTCATTATGATGATGTTATACCTGCTAATGGTAAAAAAGAATACCGCCTTCGTTTTACAAATACATCACCAGAAAAACCATTCGAAGATTTTGATGTTCTATTTGAAAAAAGACTTCTAGAAGCAGATGAATTTTACGCCCCATTACAAAAAGATATTGCCGACGAAAAATTAAAATCTATACAACGTCAAGCTTATGCTGGAATGCTGTGGACCAAACAATGGTATTATTATAATGTACACGAATGGCTAAAAGGAGATCCATCTACTCCTAGGCCAGATGCCAATAGAAAAGAAGGACGAAACAGTTCTTGGAAACATTTGTACACTTCAAACATACTTTCCATGCCCGACAAATGGGAATATCCATGGTTTGCAGCTTGGGATTTGGCTTTTCATACCTTGCCACTGGCACGATTAGATCCTGACTTTGCTAAACGACAATTGATGGTTATCCTTCGGGAATATTATATGCATCCCAACGGGCAAATCCCAGCTTATGAATGGTCGTTTTCGGATGTGAATCCTCCTGTTCACGCATGGGCCACTTGGAAGGTATACGAAATTGACAAAGAAGCCAATGGAGGTGTTGGTGATACCGTTTTCTTGGAACGTGTTTTTCATAAATTGCTGCTCAACTTTACTTGGTGGGTGAATCTTAAAGATGAAAATGGCAATAATATTTTTGGTGGTGGATTCCTTGGAATGGATAATATTGGTGTGTTTGACCGCTCCGCCGATTTGCCAACAGGAGGTCACTTAGAACAAGCCGATGGTACTGGTTGGATGGCCATGTACTGCCTGAATATGTTGCGAATTGCCTGTGAAATTTCTTTGAAAAACCCCGTTTATCAAGATATGGCTTCCAAGTTTTTTGAGCATTTCCTTCATATTTCTGGGGCGATGCAATCTTTGGGAGAAAATAAAGTAAGTCTTTGGGATGAAGAAGATGAGTTTTATTACGATATGCTACACAAACCAAATGGAGATGCAGAATCGCTGAAAATTCGATCAATGGTTGGGTTGATTCCTCTATTTGCTGTAGAGGTTTTAAACGCCGATTTATTAGAAAAATTACCGGTTTTTAAACGTCGTGTAGAATGGGTTTTGAAAAATCGTCCAGACTTGGCTGGTCTCGTATCAAGTTGGTACAATCCTGGTAAAGGTGAAACTCGTTTACTATCAACCCTTAGAGGACATAGAATGAAGATGATCCTTAAACGTATGTTTGACGAAAAGGAATTTTTATCTGATTTTGGGGTACGTTCTTTATCCAAATACCATAAAGACCACCCCTATGTATTCAAACATGATGGTGGAATCATTCAAGTAGATTATACCCCAGCAGAAGCCACTGGAGATATGTTTGGTGGAAATTCGAATTGGAGAGGTCCTATTTGGTTCCCTATGAATTATTTAATACTTGACTCTTTAGATAAATTTCATGGTTATTATGGAAAAGACTTCAAGGTAGAATTCCCAAGTGAATCCGGAAATTCGGTAAATTTGAGAGAAGCCGCAGAGGGTGTAGCCAAACGTTTATTAGCGCTATTTATCCCAGATACGAACAAAAAGATTCCGATGTATGGCGAATATGAAAAATTTCAAAAGGATACCCTTTTTAATAAAAATCATTTGTTTTTTGAATATTTTGATGGTGATACCGGCAAAGGTTTAGGTGCCAATCATCAAACAGGATGGACAGGACTTATTGCTGAAATTATTAGGCATTTACATGAAAAAGAGGAATAG
- a CDS encoding L-threonine 3-dehydrogenase, with the protein MNPKILIIGACGQIGTELTHQLRALYGVDNVIASDIRKLNNDVVNSGPFEVVNALDFNQIEHLVEIHQITDVYLMAALLSATAEKNPAFAWDLNMNSLFHVLNLAKAGKIKKIFWPSSIAVFGPTTPKENTPQYTIMEPSTVYGISKQAGERWCEYYHNIFGVDVRSVRYPGLISWTTLPGGGTTDYAVDIYHKALSEGKYECFLTSETKMPMMYMDDAIAATINIMKAPAEQIKIRSSYNLAAISFTPTEIAAEIKKHIPELEVTYAPDFRQKIADSWPASIDDSRAREDWGWNHEFDLEMMTVDMLKNLSPQYNTDIQ; encoded by the coding sequence ATGAATCCAAAAATATTAATAATAGGCGCTTGCGGGCAAATTGGTACCGAACTGACTCATCAACTTAGGGCCCTTTATGGTGTCGATAATGTTATAGCTTCGGATATACGAAAACTGAATAATGACGTGGTCAATTCAGGTCCTTTTGAAGTAGTCAATGCATTAGATTTTAACCAAATCGAACATTTAGTCGAAATCCACCAAATCACCGATGTCTATTTGATGGCTGCACTGCTCTCTGCAACTGCCGAAAAAAATCCTGCTTTTGCTTGGGATTTGAATATGAATTCGTTGTTTCACGTTTTGAATTTGGCCAAAGCCGGAAAAATCAAAAAGATATTCTGGCCTTCGAGTATCGCCGTTTTTGGACCAACAACACCCAAAGAAAATACACCACAATACACCATCATGGAACCTTCCACAGTTTATGGAATCAGCAAACAAGCGGGTGAAAGATGGTGCGAATACTACCATAACATTTTTGGTGTCGATGTGAGAAGTGTTCGCTACCCAGGTCTTATCAGTTGGACTACTTTACCTGGCGGAGGAACTACCGATTACGCCGTTGACATTTACCACAAAGCCTTAAGCGAAGGCAAATACGAGTGTTTCTTGACCTCTGAAACCAAAATGCCTATGATGTACATGGATGATGCCATTGCCGCCACCATCAACATTATGAAAGCACCTGCTGAACAAATCAAGATCCGTTCTTCGTATAATTTGGCTGCTATCAGTTTCACCCCAACCGAAATCGCTGCCGAAATCAAAAAACACATTCCAGAACTTGAAGTTACTTATGCACCCGACTTTCGTCAAAAAATCGCCGACAGCTGGCCTGCGAGCATCGATGACAGTCGTGCCCGAGAAGATTGGGGTTGGAATCACGAATTTGATCTCGAAATGATGACCGTAGATATGTTAAAAAATCTAAGTCCTCAATACAATACCGATATACAATAA
- the mfd gene encoding transcription-repair coupling factor has product MQLDGLIGSAVSFVIQSIFKNAELPFLIVFNNKEEAAYYLNDLEQMIGEQDVLFYPGSFRRPYQIEETDNANVLLRSEVLNRINSRKKPAVIVTYPEALFEKVVTRQNLDKNTLKVTVGDKISIDFLNEVLFEYEFKRVDFITEPGEFSVRGGIVDVFSFSNDNPYRIEFFGNEVESIRSFDVGTQLSLEKKKKITIIPNVENKVFQENRESFLDYINEKTVLFFQNTENLLYELDKQFGRAEEAFEKLSKDIKHATPEQLFLNQKTFLKRALDFSVVEFNSKPVFKIQKKFEFHIQPQPSFNKQFDLLLNNLSENQFNGFKNYLLCSNEAQAKRFHDIFETLDETNSENIRKQYKTIVLPLYQGFIDPENQICCYTDHQIFERYHKFSIKNGYSKKQNLTLKELTTLSVGDYVTHIDHGIGKFGGLQKIQVEGKTQEAIKLVYADNDIVYVSIHSLHKISKYNGKDGTPPKIYKLGSNAWKTLKQKTKARVKNIAFNLIQLYAKRRLEKGYQFAPDSYLQNELESSFIYEDTPDQIKSTQEVKADMESERPMDRLVCGDVGFGKTEVAIRAAFKAVDNSKQVAVLVPTTILAYQHYRTFSERLKDMPVSIGYLNRFRTAKQKAETLKQLAEGKLDIVIGTHQLVNKNVVFKDLGLLIVDEEQKFGVNVKDKLKTIAANVDTLTLTATPIPRTLQFSLMAARDLSVITTPPPNRYPIETNVVSFNEELIRDAISYEIQRNGQVFFINNRIENIKEFAGMIQRLVPNARVGIGHGQMEGAKLEELMLAFMNGEFDVLVATTIIESGLDVPNANTIFINNANNFGLSDLHQMRGRVGRSNKKAFCYFICPPYSHMTEDARKRIQALEQFSELGSGLNIAMKDLEIRGAGDLLGGEQSGFINDIGFDTYQKIMNEAIEELKENEFKDLYPEESNIETKEYVKDLQIDTDFELLFSDEYINNVTERLSLYNELGAVKNEEELIVFQNKLIDRFGPMPPRALALMNSIRIKWIATRVGIEKLVMKKGKMIGYFVSDQQSDYYHSARFHKVIQFVQKNSSICVMKEKQTPAGLRLLLTFDNAKTTRRCLELMELLGGE; this is encoded by the coding sequence ATGCAATTGGATGGTTTGATTGGGTCGGCAGTTTCTTTTGTCATACAGTCTATTTTTAAGAATGCAGAACTTCCTTTTTTAATCGTTTTTAATAATAAAGAAGAAGCAGCCTATTATTTGAACGATTTGGAACAAATGATTGGTGAACAGGATGTGTTGTTTTATCCCGGATCTTTTCGTCGTCCGTATCAAATTGAAGAAACGGACAATGCTAATGTTCTGCTTCGCTCCGAAGTACTTAACAGAATCAATTCTCGTAAAAAACCTGCTGTAATTGTAACGTATCCAGAAGCACTTTTTGAAAAAGTTGTTACGAGACAAAATTTGGATAAAAATACTTTGAAAGTTACTGTTGGCGATAAAATTTCGATTGATTTCCTAAATGAGGTTTTGTTTGAATATGAATTCAAACGAGTTGATTTTATTACAGAACCAGGTGAGTTCTCTGTTCGTGGTGGAATAGTCGATGTGTTTTCATTTTCGAATGACAATCCATACCGGATAGAATTTTTTGGAAATGAAGTCGAAAGCATCCGAAGTTTTGATGTGGGTACTCAGTTATCATTAGAAAAAAAGAAAAAAATTACCATTATCCCAAATGTTGAGAATAAAGTTTTTCAGGAAAATAGAGAGAGTTTTCTAGACTACATAAACGAAAAAACCGTTTTGTTTTTTCAAAATACAGAGAATCTTTTATACGAATTGGACAAGCAATTTGGCAGAGCCGAAGAAGCATTTGAAAAATTGTCCAAGGATATCAAACATGCCACACCAGAACAATTGTTTCTGAACCAAAAAACATTTCTAAAACGAGCATTGGATTTTTCAGTTGTTGAATTCAATTCCAAGCCTGTTTTTAAAATTCAGAAGAAATTCGAATTTCACATTCAGCCGCAACCATCTTTCAACAAACAATTTGATTTGTTGTTGAATAACTTGAGTGAAAATCAATTTAATGGGTTCAAAAATTATTTGTTATGTTCGAATGAGGCGCAGGCCAAACGCTTCCATGATATATTTGAGACGTTAGACGAAACCAATTCGGAGAATATACGTAAACAATATAAAACCATCGTATTGCCTTTGTATCAAGGTTTCATCGATCCCGAAAACCAGATTTGCTGTTATACCGATCATCAAATTTTTGAACGTTATCATAAATTTAGCATTAAAAATGGCTATTCTAAAAAGCAAAATTTAACTTTAAAAGAACTGACAACTTTGTCCGTAGGCGATTATGTGACGCATATTGACCACGGAATCGGTAAGTTTGGTGGACTGCAAAAAATACAAGTCGAAGGCAAAACACAAGAAGCGATTAAGCTCGTGTATGCCGATAATGATATCGTGTATGTGAGCATTCACTCGCTACATAAAATCTCAAAATACAACGGAAAAGACGGAACGCCTCCCAAAATATACAAACTAGGTTCGAATGCTTGGAAGACTTTAAAGCAAAAAACCAAAGCTAGAGTCAAGAACATTGCATTCAATTTGATTCAATTGTATGCCAAACGAAGATTGGAAAAAGGATATCAATTTGCTCCCGATAGTTACTTGCAAAACGAATTGGAAAGTTCTTTTATCTATGAAGATACCCCAGATCAGATCAAATCGACACAGGAAGTCAAAGCCGATATGGAGAGCGAGCGCCCTATGGATCGCTTGGTTTGTGGAGACGTAGGATTTGGCAAAACGGAAGTCGCTATTCGTGCCGCTTTCAAGGCAGTGGATAATTCGAAACAAGTGGCGGTTTTGGTTCCAACCACTATTTTGGCATACCAACACTACCGCACTTTTAGCGAAAGATTGAAAGATATGCCGGTTTCTATTGGTTACTTAAACCGTTTTAGAACTGCCAAACAAAAAGCAGAAACCCTTAAACAATTGGCCGAAGGCAAACTCGACATTGTGATCGGAACACACCAATTGGTCAACAAAAATGTAGTTTTCAAAGACCTCGGATTATTGATTGTCGATGAGGAACAAAAGTTTGGTGTTAATGTAAAAGACAAACTCAAAACCATAGCGGCCAATGTTGATACCTTGACTTTGACCGCGACTCCTATTCCGAGAACTTTACAGTTTTCGTTGATGGCAGCACGAGATTTATCGGTTATTACAACACCGCCACCAAACAGATATCCTATAGAAACCAATGTGGTGAGTTTTAATGAAGAATTGATTCGAGATGCGATTTCGTATGAAATTCAGCGAAACGGACAGGTTTTCTTTATCAATAATAGAATCGAAAATATTAAGGAATTTGCCGGAATGATTCAGCGCTTGGTGCCCAACGCCCGAGTAGGGATTGGTCACGGGCAAATGGAAGGCGCGAAGCTAGAAGAATTAATGCTGGCGTTTATGAACGGAGAATTTGATGTTTTGGTAGCCACGACTATTATCGAAAGTGGATTGGACGTTCCGAATGCAAATACCATTTTTATCAATAACGCTAATAATTTTGGTCTGTCGGATTTACATCAAATGCGAGGTCGAGTAGGGCGTAGCAATAAAAAAGCGTTTTGTTATTTTATCTGTCCGCCGTATTCGCACATGACTGAAGATGCTAGAAAACGAATTCAGGCTTTGGAACAATTCAGCGAGTTGGGAAGCGGTTTGAACATTGCCATGAAAGATCTTGAAATTCGTGGAGCAGGAGATTTGTTGGGAGGAGAACAAAGTGGTTTTATCAACGACATAGGTTTTGATACCTACCAAAAAATCATGAACGAGGCCATCGAAGAATTAAAGGAAAATGAATTCAAGGATTTATATCCCGAAGAAAGCAATATAGAAACCAAGGAATATGTAAAAGACCTGCAAATCGACACTGATTTTGAGTTGTTGTTTTCAGACGAATACATCAATAATGTCACAGAGCGTTTGAGTTTGTACAACGAATTGGGAGCCGTCAAAAACGAAGAAGAATTGATTGTTTTTCAAAATAAACTAATTGACCGTTTTGGTCCAATGCCACCAAGAGCGCTTGCCTTAATGAACAGTATCCGCATCAAATGGATTGCAACTCGCGTGGGTATCGAAAAGCTGGTAATGAAAAAAGGCAAGATGATTGGTTATTTTGTTTCGGATCAGCAATCGGATTATTACCATTCGGCACGTTTCCATAAAGTGATTCAGTTTGTGCAAAAAAACAGCAGTATTTGTGTCATGAAAGAAAAACAAACGCCAGCAGGTTTACGATTGTTACTGACTTTTGATAATGCCAAAACAACCCGAAGATGTTTGGAGTTGATGGAGTTGTTAGGGGGGGAGTAA
- a CDS encoding helix-turn-helix domain-containing protein, whose translation MKSKSIEEFYQDIVRDSDIKPSSLLPSGIQKEIGHFNVFNIQELFEKMKQKPVMPYDRRAYFKISLIQGKNRVEYADRVIDIEENALLFATPKIPYHYVPQDTKQAGHFCVFTTEFLTKDKSGIDLDKLPIFQTDGYPVFQLTKEETIAIDLIFKKIHSEINSDYVYKYDLIRNYVAELIHFGQKLQPVTALYSKHNSAARVSSLFAELLERQFPIESPHQRLELKSAKDFATRLSIHVNHLNKVLKENTGKTTTELISDRLIHEAKILLKQTDWNISEIAYSLGFEELAHFSNFFKKQTALTPLSFRD comes from the coding sequence ATGAAATCAAAATCAATCGAAGAGTTTTACCAAGATATTGTTAGAGATTCCGATATTAAACCAAGCTCGTTATTACCCAGTGGCATCCAAAAAGAAATTGGACATTTTAATGTTTTTAATATTCAAGAACTTTTTGAAAAGATGAAGCAAAAACCGGTTATGCCTTATGACCGAAGAGCTTATTTTAAAATAAGTTTGATACAGGGCAAAAACAGAGTGGAGTATGCCGATCGTGTAATTGATATTGAAGAAAACGCACTTCTATTCGCCACTCCCAAAATCCCATATCATTATGTGCCACAGGATACAAAGCAGGCGGGTCATTTTTGTGTTTTTACCACTGAGTTCTTGACCAAAGACAAGAGTGGAATTGATTTGGATAAATTACCAATTTTTCAAACGGACGGCTATCCTGTTTTTCAGCTTACGAAAGAGGAAACAATTGCAATAGATCTTATTTTTAAAAAGATACACAGCGAAATCAATTCGGATTATGTGTATAAATACGATTTGATTCGGAACTATGTAGCGGAACTAATTCACTTTGGACAAAAGTTACAACCTGTAACGGCGCTATATTCCAAGCACAATTCGGCAGCCAGAGTTTCTTCTTTATTTGCCGAATTACTCGAAAGGCAATTTCCAATTGAATCGCCTCACCAGCGGTTGGAATTGAAATCGGCCAAAGATTTTGCTACGCGTTTGTCCATTCATGTCAATCATCTCAATAAAGTTTTAAAAGAAAACACAGGTAAAACCACCACCGAATTGATCAGCGACAGATTGATTCATGAAGCCAAAATTCTATTGAAACAAACCGACTGGAATATCTCGGAAATTGCCTATTCTCTCGGATTTGAAGAGTTGGCTCATTTTTCTAATTTTTTCAAGAAACAAACGGCACTGACTCCCTTATCTTTTCGAGATTAA
- a CDS encoding SDR family NAD(P)-dependent oxidoreductase, translating into MEIKKSKIAFVTGGSRGLGKDMALNLAQKGMDVILTFNSQKEEAEEVVSEIEKLGQKAAAIQLNVAEVNSFDLFFQKVSATLKNTFNTDKIDFLINNAGVGLHESFSTTTAAQFDDLVNIQFKGPFFLTQKALEILNDGGGIVNISSGLTRFSFPGYSTYASMKGAMETLTKYQAIELGARKIRVNVVAPGAIETDFGGGVVRDNEQLNQLVASLTALGRAGLPDDIGSVVAFLCTDDAKWVNGQRIEVSGGMNL; encoded by the coding sequence ATGGAAATTAAAAAAAGTAAAATAGCATTTGTTACAGGAGGAAGCCGCGGTCTAGGAAAAGACATGGCTTTGAATCTAGCTCAAAAAGGGATGGACGTCATTTTAACTTTCAATAGCCAAAAAGAAGAAGCTGAAGAAGTAGTATCCGAAATCGAAAAATTAGGACAAAAAGCAGCCGCCATTCAATTGAATGTTGCTGAGGTGAATAGTTTTGATCTTTTTTTTCAAAAAGTTTCAGCAACTTTAAAAAACACTTTCAATACCGATAAAATCGATTTTTTAATCAACAATGCGGGAGTTGGTCTTCACGAAAGTTTTTCGACAACCACTGCAGCACAATTTGATGATTTGGTTAATATTCAATTCAAAGGCCCCTTTTTTCTAACCCAAAAAGCATTGGAAATATTGAACGATGGCGGCGGAATTGTAAATATTTCATCGGGATTGACTCGTTTTTCATTTCCGGGATATTCAACGTATGCGAGTATGAAAGGTGCAATGGAGACATTGACGAAATACCAAGCAATAGAATTGGGAGCTAGAAAAATTAGAGTGAATGTTGTGGCACCTGGAGCGATAGAAACCGATTTTGGTGGTGGGGTGGTTCGAGACAATGAACAACTAAATCAGTTAGTTGCTTCATTGACCGCTTTAGGTCGTGCTGGTTTGCCAGATGATATTGGAAGCGTTGTTGCCTTTTTGTGTACTGATGATGCCAAATGGGTAAATGGACAGCGCATTGAAGTTTCGGGAGGGATGAATTTGTAA
- a CDS encoding (Fe-S)-binding protein gives MNTTTDLKVVYFPSCINRSMGKNSFQDSDDLQLTSLTHQLLVRAGFTIIYPEALDTHCCGMPFSSKGFDEANHAQSEALEKDLLKVSENGKHPILYDMSPCFYHSKEEFKSDLKIVDPIEFMLDYVMPLLTIKNKKDAVVVFPVCSVKKIGKMDQLLALSNLCANNVTIIDSNCCGFAGDRGFLVPELNEHGLRDLKTQIPTNCKEGYSTSRTCEIGFEKMSGIDFKSIFYLIEEVTR, from the coding sequence ATGAATACAACTACTGATTTAAAAGTCGTTTACTTTCCTTCCTGCATCAACAGAAGCATGGGTAAAAACAGTTTCCAGGATTCGGATGATCTTCAATTGACTTCCCTTACTCATCAATTATTGGTCCGTGCAGGTTTTACTATAATTTATCCTGAAGCTTTAGACACGCATTGTTGTGGAATGCCATTTTCCAGCAAAGGTTTTGACGAAGCCAATCATGCCCAATCAGAAGCTTTAGAAAAAGACCTACTCAAAGTTTCAGAAAACGGAAAACATCCCATTTTGTATGACATGAGTCCTTGTTTTTACCATTCGAAAGAAGAGTTTAAAAGCGACTTAAAAATAGTAGATCCTATTGAATTTATGTTGGATTATGTAATGCCCCTTTTGACTATAAAAAACAAAAAAGATGCTGTAGTTGTTTTTCCAGTTTGCTCTGTTAAAAAAATCGGGAAGATGGACCAACTCCTTGCCTTATCCAATTTGTGTGCCAATAATGTAACCATTATTGACAGCAATTGTTGTGGTTTTGCTGGAGATAGAGGTTTTCTAGTTCCAGAATTGAACGAACATGGTTTGCGAGATTTAAAAACTCAAATTCCTACCAATTGCAAAGAAGGATATTCTACCAGTAGAACCTGTGAAATTGGTTTTGAAAAAATGAGTGGAATTGATTTTAAATCTATTTTTTATTTAATTGAGGAAGTGACTAGGTAA